In Candidatus Nezhaarchaeota archaeon, the sequence TAAAGACATAGTACATAAGAGCGATGCTGGCTGCGTCATAGTTGGAGTCACCGACCTTAAAGGGGTTGAAGAGGCATACAGGAAGATTATGGAGAACGCATTGAAGTTCAATCCAAGAGCTGAGATAAAGGGAGTACTGATTGAGGAGATGGTCTCTAAGGGCGTTGAGGTAGCTATTGGAGGCTTAAGAGATGTTGAGTTTGGACCAGTAGTAATGTTTGGGCTTGGAGGCATATTCATAGAGGTACTGAGAGACGTTACGTTTAGAGTTGCTCCACTAAGTGAAGCTGATGCTGAGGAGATGATAAGGGAAGTTAAAGGCTTTAAGCTTCTTGAAGGCTATAGGGGCATGGAGCCAGTGAACTTGAAGTCTATAATCGATATAATATTGAAAGTATCGAGGATGATGGTTGAGAACGAGCTAATAAGCCAAATAGACTTAAACCCTGTAATAGCTCATAAACAAGGAGCAAAAGTTGTTGACGCTAGGGTGATCTTAAGTCAAGCTAAAGGATAAAATTGAGCCGACATCGCATGGCTTAAGCATCCTCTAATGTGCTTTAAGGTCTAAGCTCAATCCCCTTATATCTTATATACTTTTACTGAGAGATAAATATCGGGGGCATTTTTATGAGGAAGTCCATGCCGAAGAGGGGTTTAAGTAGGGAGGAGATCTTGAAGAAGCTGAAGGAGTACACTAGTGATGACGTGGACCCCTTTGGTGGAAGATTGTTCACAATAGCATTTGAGTCTGGGGTGGAGGAGTTTAGGGATGTTGCACTCGAGGTATTTAAGATGTTTGCATTTAATAACATCCTAGATTTCACGGAATTCCCAAGCGCAATTAGGATGGAGAAGGACATAGTCGACTATGCGATCAGCTTAATGCATGGGGATGATCAAACCGTCGGAACGTTCACATTCGGTGGAACTGAAAGCGTTTTCCTTGCGGTTAAGGCTGCTAGGGATAGATTCATCCTCAGTAAAGGGGTGATTACAATACCGGAGATTGTAATGCCAGTAACGGGGCACCCTTGCTATGATAAGGCAGCAGAGTACATGGGGATGAGAGTTAAAAGAGTTAAAATAAATGAGGAGACTTATCAAGCAGATCCTAACGCAATAAATGAGGCCATAACCGAGAACACAGCTATGATTGTTGGCTCAGCACCAAACTGGCCATTTGGCACAATAGATCCAATAAAAGATTTAGCTGAAATTGCTAAGGACAAGAACCTATGGCTCCACGTGGACGCTTGTGTTGGAGGGTTCGTGCTCCCCTTCATGGAGAAGTTGGGCGAGAACATACCGGTCTTCGACTTTAGAATAGACGGCGTTTCATCAATTTCACTTGATCCACATAAATACGCTTATACGCCCATTGGGGCATCCGTAATACTTTTTAGGAAGAAGTTTTACAAGATGTTCTCTCAATTCGCAAACATTAAGTGGCCCGGATACCCGATAGTTAACCCAGCAGTTCTCTCTTCACGATCGGAGGCACCACTTGCAGCAGCTTGGGCAGCACTGCACTTCCTTGGTGAGGAGGGGTACGTGAAGCTCGCAGAGAAGATCGTAAGAGCTAGGAACAGCATTGTGAAAGGTTTGCGAGAGCTCGAATACAGGGTTATGGGCGAACCATCAGTTATAGCCGCCTTTACCTCAAATGAAGTGAACCTATTCAGGTTATGCGATGAGATGGCTAAGAGAGGTTGGCTATTCCTACCTCAGAAGGGCATAGTTGACATGAACATCCCCCCAAGCGTCCACCTAACCATAACCCCAATACATGAGAGGGTTGCACCACTCATGCTCGAAGATCTTAAAGTTGCAACCGAGAACGTTAAGAGAATGCCACCATCTGAGGTGGAGGGAGTGCTCGATGCCTTCAGCATGATACTAAAATTCTTGGCCCCTAAGGAGATCGACATAGCAACTCTCGGGAAGGTCCTCTTCGACATGGAGAAGGTCATAGATACATACGGTCCAAAACTCCTTACAGCTCTCGGGTTAGAGAAGGGATTTCCGAAGGAAATGGCCACAATCTATCAATTACTAAGTGCAGTACCACCAGAAATCGCTGAGCTACTAGTGAACTACATCATAATAGAGGTTTTTAATAGAGGTCTACAATCGTAACAATCAACTTTTTCTTTACAGAGGAACTTAATTGAAGGCGCACATTAACCCGGCGATTTATGTAGAGATCAATTAAGTTCTGAGCCTTACTTGTGCTCTACCCATACATCCATGCTTAGCTCAACGCTTAGTGGAGTTCTCAATCAGCTAAATCACATCGTCCTTTAGCTAAACTATATTTACGTGAATTAGGTATTCAAGATTGGCAAGGTGAAGTTGTTGGTTAGGTTATACGAGTATCAAGGAAAAGAGATACTAAAGTCAGTAGGCATCAAGGTCCCTAGAGGAGGCATAGCATCTACACCAGAAGAGGCGAGAAAGATTGCTGAAAGCATTGGGAAGACAGTAGCAATTAAAGCTCAGATACTAGCTACTGGACGCTTTAAGGCTGGAGGTATAAGGTTTGCCTCAACACCATACGAAGCTGAGCTGATAGCTAAGGAGCTAATTGGAGCTACCATTAAGGGCCTAAAGGTCAAGAGGGTGTTAATTGAGGAGAAGCTCAGTATTAAGAGGGAGTTTTATGTGGGCATAACGGTCGATGACTCCTACAAGGTTAGATCTCCAGTCATAATATTCAGCACGGAGGGGGGAATCGACATAGAAGAGGTTGCCATGAGGAGCCCTGAGAAGGTAGCCTCCTTAATTGTGGATTATCTTGAGGGCATAGATCACGCGAAGGCACATGGGTTGGTCTCAAAGCTTGGAGTTGAGCTGAGCTTAGCAAAGGAGTTGAGCGATGTAATCGTTAAGTTGTATCAAGTCTTCAAGCGAAGTGATGCTAGGATTATCGAAGTAAACCCACTAGCCTTGACTGATACAGGAGAAATCTACGCTGTAGACTGTAGAGTAACGATAGATGACGACGCTGTCTTTCGACATCCAGAGCTTGGTGTTAAGCTTCCAAGAGATATGGATAGAGAGCCCACGGAGCTTGAGGAGATAGCGTGGGAGATTGAGGAGAGGGATTATAGGGGAACAGCATACTTTGCTCAATTAATCACAGACTTCAAGGATGGTGAGGTCTACATAGGCTTTCATGGGATTGGTGGGGGAGGGGCCATGCTGGCTGCCAGTGAACTGATAGCTCGAGGCTTCAAACTCGTTAACTATGCTGATACGAGCGGTGATCCAACAGCAAGCAAGGTGTATAGGGTAATTAAGGCGATATTCTCGCTACCAATAGATGCTTATGTCCTCATGGGCTCGTGCCTAGCTAATCAGGAGCAATGGTATCACGGATTCGCCATAGTTAAAGCATTAAGGGAGGAGCTGAAGGATAAGCCCGGTTTCCCAGTACTAATATTGATAGCTGGGAACAGAGAGAAGGAGACTCATGAAATCATAAGGAGAGGGTTGGAAGATCTACCAATTCGCCTAGAAATCTATGGGCGCGAATATGTGTATCAGACAGCCTTCATAGCTGATAGAGTTAAGGCACTAGTTGATGAGTACTTAAAGGAGAGGAATCGCGAGAGGGGTAAGTAAGTTGAGCATACAAATTCAAACTCTCGAGTTTGACGTTAGGACCGGCAAGGTATTGATAATGATGGACCGCTGTGAACCAGCTATAAAGAATACTTCAACGCCATCATGTGGCTTCGCCTGTGTCAAGGCATGTAGGCTCTACGGCAGGAATGTGTTGAAAATTGAAAATAATAGACCTGCGCTTGCCGTACCACCGGATGAAGCTTCTAGGCTCTGCAATGAGTGTCTTGCATGTGAGTACAGCTGCCAATTCTATGGGAGCAATTGCATCAGGATTATTCTTCCATTCCCATCACTAGATGAGTATAGAAGAAGGCACACTATGGGGAGGTGAGTGAGGTGGCCATATTAATAGATGAGAAGACTCGTGTTCTGGTTCAAGGCATTACAGGGCGCTTTGGAACCTTCGTGACGAGGCTCATGGTCGATTACGGCACAAACGTCGTTGCAGGAGTAACTCCTGGACGTGGAGGGCAAAGGGTTTGGGACGTCCCTGTATTTGATACCGTGAAGGAGGCTGTAGAGGCTCACGGCCCCATTGACGCTAGCTTAATTGTTGTGCCGGGACCTGAAGCTAAGGCTGCTGCGATGGAGGCTATGGATTGTGGAATTAAGCTAATACACATGGAAGTTGAGCGCGTACCGCTACACGATACGCTAGAACTCCTTGCTTACGCTAAGAGGAGGGGTGTAAGGATAATTGGTCCAGGCTCTGGTGGAATAATAAGTGCAGGTAA encodes:
- a CDS encoding aspartate aminotransferase family protein; its protein translation is MRKSMPKRGLSREEILKKLKEYTSDDVDPFGGRLFTIAFESGVEEFRDVALEVFKMFAFNNILDFTEFPSAIRMEKDIVDYAISLMHGDDQTVGTFTFGGTESVFLAVKAARDRFILSKGVITIPEIVMPVTGHPCYDKAAEYMGMRVKRVKINEETYQADPNAINEAITENTAMIVGSAPNWPFGTIDPIKDLAEIAKDKNLWLHVDACVGGFVLPFMEKLGENIPVFDFRIDGVSSISLDPHKYAYTPIGASVILFRKKFYKMFSQFANIKWPGYPIVNPAVLSSRSEAPLAAAWAALHFLGEEGYVKLAEKIVRARNSIVKGLRELEYRVMGEPSVIAAFTSNEVNLFRLCDEMAKRGWLFLPQKGIVDMNIPPSVHLTITPIHERVAPLMLEDLKVATENVKRMPPSEVEGVLDAFSMILKFLAPKEIDIATLGKVLFDMEKVIDTYGPKLLTALGLEKGFPKEMATIYQLLSAVPPEIAELLVNYIIIEVFNRGLQS
- a CDS encoding acetate--CoA ligase family protein, which codes for MNPIIAKALNEGRDLLLEPEAKELCSSYGIPVPKLKIARSIEEAVKAAEEIGLPVVVKVVSKDIVHKSDAGCVIVGVTDLKGVEEAYRKIMENALKFNPRAEIKGVLIEEMVSKGVEVAIGGLRDVEFGPVVMFGLGGIFIEVLRDVTFRVAPLSEADAEEMIREVKGFKLLEGYRGMEPVNLKSIIDIILKVSRMMVENELISQIDLNPVIAHKQGAKVVDARVILSQAKG
- a CDS encoding acetate--CoA ligase family protein, whose product is MVRLYEYQGKEILKSVGIKVPRGGIASTPEEARKIAESIGKTVAIKAQILATGRFKAGGIRFASTPYEAELIAKELIGATIKGLKVKRVLIEEKLSIKREFYVGITVDDSYKVRSPVIIFSTEGGIDIEEVAMRSPEKVASLIVDYLEGIDHAKAHGLVSKLGVELSLAKELSDVIVKLYQVFKRSDARIIEVNPLALTDTGEIYAVDCRVTIDDDAVFRHPELGVKLPRDMDREPTELEEIAWEIEERDYRGTAYFAQLITDFKDGEVYIGFHGIGGGGAMLAASELIARGFKLVNYADTSGDPTASKVYRVIKAIFSLPIDAYVLMGSCLANQEQWYHGFAIVKALREELKDKPGFPVLILIAGNREKETHEIIRRGLEDLPIRLEIYGREYVYQTAFIADRVKALVDEYLKERNRERGK